TATTAAGCATGGGGCCTTAGACATGCAGTTCACACAAGGCACCGGGGAGGTCTACCCTACCTGAACCAAAGTTTGGCCCTAGAATAACCATTTCCCAGAATGCTCTGCAAGACTGCAAGGCATTCTTGAGGGGCCACCTGAATGcaggatttttaaacttttaaagccACCCCTTAACCACGATGGAAGAGCCAAATGCAAGAGGCGAGCTCAGGGTCTCCATAACCAAATGGGTGCTGGATGAACCCAAATTTTGCACCCAGAAAAACAAGTTGGCAACTTGACCGACGCACTTAACTCCTGTGTGTCTTGGAAGCTGGCTAGTATAGAGCTGAGGGTGGGCAGGCTTCAGGACTGACTCACGGGAAAGAGTGGCTCAGGCTCTCCAGATACCCAAGACGGGCACCTCTGAGCACACGTGTAGCCCACCGAGTTTCCAGTACCAGAACTGAGTGCTCAGTCCTGTTACACAAGAATCTTCCCCTGGCTTTCTCCTCTACTTTCTCCAGTCCAGTGTAGAGAGGACAAAAGAAACACTACAATGCCCTTGTTGCTGTTACCACCGGGACTCCAGAACCCTTGTGGCTCCCCTGCCAGAGCCCCTCGGAGATCTACCGAGCCCTGCCTGACTGCTCCAGTGTTGGGATGACTTCCTCCCAGGACTGACAGACCCTAGAGTAGAGACAGAGGAATCTGCCGAAGAGCAACCACCCTTCTAGCCTCAGCGGTGTGGTGTGTCCTCTGGCCTAGTGTTctccgctctgactggcagcggtgaGCCAGGCACCTCAAGACTGCTGCCTGGGGACCCCTGAACAGCAGGTGTGGGCAACCgaggccaggagctgctctctGCAAAGCGTGTCCCCCTCCACCTCTGAATTAGGAGCCCTTCCGATTAAAGGATTCCAGAGATTGCAAGgatactgcccccccccgcacctaGCACAGAAttgcccctcctccctccatctacctggagaaaggggaggggcttcttgcTGCTACCTGAGATGCATTTAAACTGGAGTTTCCAGGTGCGAAGCCTGAGTCCGCCTGCatgcaaggcggggggggggtctgttgACACTTggacaggggtgtgcacaaaaccagcttgcctggttcggttcaagctggggggggggctaggggGAACTTCTTGAGACCACCCCCCGCAGCTGAATTTAAGCCCCCAGGCCGGGTGGCAGTGAgtacaatttaatttttaaaacttaatttttttttggaaaaaattgtgaacccctgAGAACAGCCAGCGGGGTTCGGTCCAATagtgaactgaaccgggggggtgcGGGTGCGGTTCGGTTCTATATCAGACCATCgaaccggtccgcacatccctagtgcatagCAGGAAGGGCAGAAAACCTGGAGACCTGGTCTACATCCCCTTGTTTTTTCCAAACATTAAGCCTGGGAACTGTGCCTGACTGAAGTTGAGGCGTAAGTTGgcttggcggggtgtgtgtgtaggagaaCCCTGGGGCTTCTGTATGCGTGCATGCATGCTTATCATCTCTTCGCTGGACAAACTCAGCAAATTTAAGCATTCCCTGTTTCCCGGCTGTGTCTTGCATAAACGCCGCTTGGCGATGTTTAAAAATAAAGCGGACATGTCCCTGAGCTCCAGTTCTGGCACGCAGTGCGTTACCGGATCTCTCCACGATGCTCTGCTCCGCTCCAGTCCGGTGGCTTCCACACCAGCAGCCGGCCGCTTCCTCGCGCTGGGGAGACTTGGAATCCTTCACCGCCCCCGGCTTGCAGCTGCTGACAAGATTATAGTCTAGGGCTGCTGATCTGTTTTGCTCTGCTCCGAGCACTGCTGAGGGTAACGGGACAGAACGGGCCctgctgtgaagctcctgaggATGTCTGAAGGGAACTATGTGagtagttgctgctgctgctgctgggtaaaGAGTGTCCGGCACTGTTGCTGGGCCCCCATGTCCTTTGGTTGTGTGCTGTGCGTGGCCTCCCcgttcctttcaggccttgtcttGTGCACTCTGGCATAAGAGAGCACTGCAGATGATGgggcacctgtgtgtgtgtgtgtccgtttaTAGACGACAACTTCTGGAGTTAAATCACGCCGTGTGGGTGCCTGGCAGGCGGTGATTAATCCCAATGGCATGTAGAAATGTCCTTGCCAAGGATTGGATTTGGTTTCCTGCACGTTCTCAGTGCAACCCGCCCAGATCACGGAGAAGTTCGGATTCAAATGGTTTCGTTAATTACAGAGAGCAAGTTTCTAGTCTGCGTAGTTGCAGTTGTGGGGGGAAGCGAAAAGGAAGGCATCAGTGAGCCTTACTGCACAGCTTGGGTCAAACTCGGAGGTGTCCTTAAATGCCATTAAGCAGAGCCCGAAAATGGCCACAGCCAATAGTTTCGGCAGTCTGGggaacttaaaaacaaacaggcaAACACCCAAACCTCTGCTTTGCAAGGTCCTGTtgattttatctatctatttatttatttaacatatttgtataccgcccaaaacacaagtctctgggctgtttacaacaaaaccataaaaacaataagtaaaaaggttaaaacattgcaaccaTTGGGCTCCCTTTATAAACTCTAATATCCGACAAGGACATCACTTGTTCCCATTgtctggatttgatttgtgaagctttatgttgatcattgctgccaaattttcttagaactgttaatatattcagaatgttttctttctagtacttgcttaaagaaatatcatgacactgtttttcttttcttttgcttatatttcaataaaattgtgggggggatgtaacccccccccaaaaaaaacattgcaaccatttaaaatttaaaacaacgatAAAACTATAAAAAACCATCaagtgattaaaacaattttgcaGGAGATCTTCCTGTCGCGTCTGCCAAATTCTGTCCCTGTTTGACAGCAGCTGGGAAAAGACAGGTGCTGGATAGATTTGGGACGGTGCAGGATTTGGCCTCCGTGTTTGACGGTCTCCTGCAGGGGTCTATGATGGGATTGCCGAGTTGAGTAACTACATTTCCCGGCAGGCTCTGCCTCTTCACTGTGACCTAGAAAAACTGTGGCTGTTGAGCTGGAAAAATTCTGTCTCTCTGATTGCTTGTCCTTGGGAGTGGGGTCAAACTCAGACCAAGACGGCCTCTCCAACTTAGCACAAATCCATCCTTTTTTTGGTGCCCACTCCTCCCTAGTAAACCACTATTTTAGCCTTTTCCGATTCGGCTTACTCCAGACTAAAATTTTGGATTGCTAGCTGATCGAAGCTATTCTTGAATCCAACCCCCGCCCAATATTTTGCCAATGCAAGCCCTGCATCCCTGGAGAGGGATGTCGATTCTTGCAGGCTCCAGGCCCCTCTTGGAAGGATGACAACTCTAAAACTGCAGCCGATATTCCTCCTCCTGGGACAACGGAAGGGAGCAGAGACCACTctacagggttcttgtgaggataaacatagccatgtactcTTTGTAGTTGGGCTCTTGGGAGAAAGAGTGGGAGGCACATGGAATAAATTACATAAACGCTTCCCGTTCAAAGAAGGGCTCGTGTTGAAGGCGCATCCTGACGGGGTGAGGAAAACCTGGAGCCCGGTTAACTTTAACGAAGATACTCCAGAAGTCCAGCTGAAAGGTTGAAGACGCTTTCCCATTTTCTGAATGGAGTGGCGATGGGTTCTTGCTACTTGGTGGCCCCTTCCCCCTTATAAGGGGGAAACTCAACAGGATGTGGGAGAACCCAATGAGTGGACAGTccgaccttttttattttttgtgaaagctgtgtgcgtgcgtgcgtgccgaggtgtacctaggtaattttgaagcctggacctaaaagacTTTGGAGCCCCTCTACTGcaagttaaaaaatgatgcttattattttttaacatgtaggttcttgagagcacaaaacaccgtgtgtgtgtgtgtgtgtgtgtgtgtgtgtgtgtgtgtgtgtgtgtgtgtttctaagcctggtcagtggctttcgatcagtcttcaactggtggcagcctacctcgaaggagcggcgtgctcctagatttgagatcagagcaatctctctacggagggtagatcccaggaaagcagagAGTCAACCCCATTTTGTCACCATCGTAATTTGGGTCAGGGTCTGATTCTTCAATGTTCTCTTTGCAGATAGAGCCAAAGCCAGGAGACCTGATAGAGATTTCCCGTTTGGGTTACCAGCACTGGGCCATCTATGTGGGTTCTGGTTATGTCATCCACATGGCTCCCTCAGGTGAGACCCCGGGTATTCTAgagagacagaggaagctgcttcccGTGATTAAGTCGAAAAGTAATGCATCTTTTAAAGAACTGTCagataggaacatcggaagccgccgtagactgagtcagacctttggtccatctagctcagtattgtctacccagactgccagcggcttctccagggttgcaggcaggaatctcgcctGGGGGGtgagagaagccagggagggaacttggaacctccttctgctcttcccagagcggctccatcccctgaggggaatctcttccagtgctcacacttctagtctcccattcagatgcaaccaaggcagaccctgcttagctaagagggcaagtcatgcttgctaccaccagaccctGTGGGGGAGAGATTCCAGGGAGGCATGGGTGTCCTGTGTGTCTTGCAACCAGCATCCACACCTTTTGGTTCTATTGGTGGCCACTAAATCCCTTAATCTTGTTGCTGATGAAATAGCTAGATAATTTTggcttgctctctccctctcctctctgcagcagCTGCATCCACTGGAGCTGAATGCATCAGTTTGTTTGCTAGCCAAAGAAGGCATttcaacccacacacacacacacacactgctgactCTTCCTTGCTTTGAATTTCCAGGCTTGTCCTGCTTGTCCCCAACATAAATCAgtccctccccaaagagcttttaGGATGCTGGAAGTTCATCTGGGGCCAGTTGCTGATCAGAGCGGATTTGCATTCAGATCATGCTAGGCCTGGGTGGTGTGCTCTTCTTCTCCCCGGGGTTGCCATGGTAACCTGCCACGATCCAGTGCTACGTGGCTTATTTTTTATATCCGGCATGCACATTGGTCTCACTCATTGATGTGCTGTGGTTTTTTTGGTtgcgatttctttttcttcctttggggaaaaaaataaaaataaataataaataaataatatatatataatatataaaattaaaactgaatTGCAAATCTTTTGTGTGTGTAAAAGATCATACCTGGCGTGCCCAAGggattatttatatatttgcttacTTTACATTATCATGCCTGCCTGCCAGTTTTCACAATGTAAACTCATGGTGGCTTGCGGCAAtaaattaaaatcacaataaaaaggTGCAATAAAACAGCAACAGTGCAGCCATAAAACCAAACACGGCAGACGCCACCATAAAAGCCAGTTCTTAAAACACACAAAGGCTGGAGAAGACCAGTGATCAGGCCTCAAGGAAAGCCTGCTGAAAGGAAGGAGGTCTTCAGTTTCTGCTTAAAACTTAGTAGGGGGGGAGGAATTAGCCCGAGGTCATGGAGCGGGGAGTTCCAAAGAGCagaggccaccacagagaaggcctgcgaGGTGAGCGTTGGAAGGCGGCAGGACAGAACTATGTGAGAGCAGGTGGGCCTTCAAGTAGTATCTTcaccccaagccatttaggattttaaaggtaacaaccagcaccttgaattgtgtcTGGAAATACACTGGCACCTGGTGTGGCTTGTGCAGGTAATCATGGGAGATGGTCTTCCATTCTCTACCAGCATGGTTATAAGGGAGACTAGAGGGAGAGGATAAGTATAGCAAGATATCTGTAAGTTCGTACCTAAAGAGACCACTTCTGGAGTCTTTGGGCTGTCATCTGTAGTGACTTCAAATTGCAGTGTCTGTAGCCTGGCGTTCCAGCAATTAAAATGTTTGTCGAAACTCCAAAGCTCCATTTGTGAACTACCAacatgcttgtttgtttgtttgttggccaAGGGGTTGTCAGCCAGgtattccctccctccccaaggaCTAGTAACTTGTTAAGCCCATCTTACATTAAAATCTAGGCTTCCCAACAGCAGGTCTATCCAGCAAAAACTTACAGGGTTTGGAACCGATTTCACTGTTTTGACTGAGATCCCGGGAAATTTTGGTCTGAGAATTCTCGGCTGGAGACGCGTTTATAGAATCGGGGTCTCTGGATTTCTCTGCTTGGGAATGGTCAGTTAAACCAGTTCGGACCTGGTTAAATGTGTGAGGacaaacccgaaagaaggcatcgggaGTAGGAACGGCACCTTGCTATCgctgcagggactgcggtgtcacaacacaggcagtacggaagcacactttgcagatccgtagtgacactgggGTAAGAGTTAATCTGGAGAGCGGCACGTTGCCTAGCCCTGGACGGGAGGGCAGGCGGTCAGGAAGGCCCTAgtggtttcctgcactgagccgaGCCCCAAGGCCCCTCCCCGCTTGAATGctccgatttatttatttatttatttatttcaaatatttatatctcgctcctccagtgcactactgctcggggtggctcacaacaataaaatagacacaagacacaataataaaagtaataaaattaacgaacaagttaaaagtcaggtcaAAACCACACTCGTCACTGGgctcaaattaaaagttattttaaaagcgaaacactgaaaattataaagagctaaagaacctaccagatataacaacaacaacaaaagaagcattaaaaagtctccttaaaaagttgttttagaaacaaaaagaggggaaggaggaTGGCGcgagctcttcagggagggcgttccaaagccgaggggccacaaccgaaaaggccccgtctctagtcCCCATGATTCTATGGAATTAGCACTCCGCTCCTGCTTCCCAGGGCATTGATGTGCCTCTGTGTCGATGTGTCTTCCAAGATGACTTAGGCCAGGCGAGTGCTTCCAGCCTCATGTCCGTCGTGTCCGAAAAAGCCGTGGTGAAGAAGGAGCTCTTGTGGAGCATCACCGGGGATGACGTCTGCCGAGTCAATAACAAATACGACCGGAAATACCGCCCGCTGCCTGCCAGCCAAATTGTCCAGGAGGCAGAGTCACTCTTGGGCAAGGAACTCCGCTACAGCGTGGCCAGTGAGAACTGCGAACACTTTGTCACTCGACTGCGCTACGGCACAGCAAGGAGTGACCAGGTGCGTGCGGATGGCTCGGAGCTGGGGAGTGCGAGGCGCGCATGCGCGGTGCCAAGTAAGCCTGGGTGCACATGTGTGGAGAGTAGGAAGCTGCCGGAACCTGACCCTCAGTCATTCTAGCTTAGAATAAGATGGTATAATGGTGATGAAATACACATTCTCTAAAGGAACAcaagctcccctccccccaagatctcttttaatgcgcaaacaaaacaaaacagacattAAAAATAGCAAATGTTTGATGTTGCGCATTGGCTTCAGTGCTAGCGCAGTATTTTCTGGCAGGGCCTCTCCAAGTGTTTCAGGAaggggtctctctcagcactaGCAGGAgggtcagtataaggcagtttcctatgttacttGTTGCATCCATCACACCCTTGGGCATTTAACTGTGAGACACCCTCAGGAGGGGCCAGAAGCCTCACCCCACTGGCAACTTGTGCTAAAGAGGCCCCACCCCAAATCTCTCCAAAAGGGAAACCAGGGAGACCGATTTACCTGGGATGGAGAGCCAAAAAACGCGGACTGCCCCTAGTATGTTGGGGACCGTTGTCGTTCAAGGATCTGTGAGTATCCCCTAGGCCAGCCCATCACAAAACCCCTGGATATGGACTTGGTGGGGTGTCAGCCTAaccatcacccctccctctcctcttctgcAGGTGAGAGACACCTTGGTGGCTGGCACCGTGGGCCTCGTCGGCGTAGGGGTGGTGGCTGCTTTGGCCACCGTGATCAGCAGTCTCCTCTTGCCCAGCAAACGTGAAGAGAAATGAATGCCTCCTGCTCCCCGACTTGGACTGAGGCTTCTCCCATGCCTGGAaaccttctcctccatgaactgtGCCCTTTCCCTCCTCGATCCTGTGTTTTGCAGGCCTGGATATCAGCCTAATTCATGATATACATCAGAAAACGTTGCATTTTAAAaaggttcaaacctggttcaacaggttcaaacctggttcaaacagg
The Hemicordylus capensis ecotype Gifberg chromosome 14, rHemCap1.1.pri, whole genome shotgun sequence genome window above contains:
- the LOC128337424 gene encoding phospholipase A and acyltransferase 3-like, which translates into the protein MSEGNYIEPKPGDLIEISRLGYQHWAIYVGSGYVIHMAPSDDLGQASASSLMSVVSEKAVVKKELLWSITGDDVCRVNNKYDRKYRPLPASQIVQEAESLLGKELRYSVASENCEHFVTRLRYGTARSDQVRDTLVAGTVGLVGVGVVAALATVISSLLLPSKREEK